TCGATCGCGTAATAAAAGCGATGAATCATCCCATGAACCGAATTACCCGATTTTCAGTCAGCCTGCTCTCCGGAGCCATGATGCTCGCTTCCTGCCATGCCAAGGAAGGTGACGCCGCAACGAAGGAGGACACCAAGAAGGCGGATGCCGGCGAGTGGATCCAGCTTTTCAACGGCAAGGACCTCACTGGCTGGACCCCCAAATTCCGTGGCCACGAGCTGGGAGTGAATTTCAAAGACACCTTCCGCGTGGAGGACGGCATCCTCAAGGTCTCCTACGATAACTACGAGAAGTGGAACAGCGACTTCGGTCACCTCTTCTACAAGGATGAATTCTCCCACTACATCCTTCGCGCTGAGTATCGCTTTGTCGGCGACCAGGTGAAAGGCGGACCGAAATGGGCGCTGCGCAACAACGGCTTCATGATCCACGGCCAGTCCGCGGCGAGCATGAAAAAGGGGCAGAATTTCCCGGACTCGATCGAAGTGCAGCTGCTCGGCGGCGCACCCGATAGCAAAGAGCCACGTCCCACCCTCAGCATCTGCACCCCCGGCACGCACATCGAGATGGACGGCAAGTTGATCAAGCCACACGTCATCCGCGCCAAGGGACCGACCTTCCACGGTGACGAGTGGGTGACCATCGAAGTGGAAGTCCGCGGCAGCGAAGTGATTCGTCACAAAGTGGGCGATAAAGTGATCCTCGAGTATAACAAACCTCAGCTCGATAACGGCACGCTGCTGGAAAAAGGCACCATCTCCATCCAGGCAGAAAGCCACCCCACCGAGTTCCGCAAGATCGAACTCAAGGTGCTGGAGAAGTAATTTCAAACTAGGCAAGGTTCCAACTTGCCGACCGATCAAGGCTCCATTCCCGTCAGGGGGTGGAGCCTTTTTGGTTCGAGCCCAAGAGGGCGTCAGCAGCTCCACTCAGCATGATGATCGACAGCTGAGTTGGAATCGGCTAAACTCCAGTATGCAAAAATGGTCATCCGTCCTCTGTTCCATCGCGCTCACACT
This window of the Oceaniferula flava genome carries:
- a CDS encoding 3-keto-disaccharide hydrolase: MNRITRFSVSLLSGAMMLASCHAKEGDAATKEDTKKADAGEWIQLFNGKDLTGWTPKFRGHELGVNFKDTFRVEDGILKVSYDNYEKWNSDFGHLFYKDEFSHYILRAEYRFVGDQVKGGPKWALRNNGFMIHGQSAASMKKGQNFPDSIEVQLLGGAPDSKEPRPTLSICTPGTHIEMDGKLIKPHVIRAKGPTFHGDEWVTIEVEVRGSEVIRHKVGDKVILEYNKPQLDNGTLLEKGTISIQAESHPTEFRKIELKVLEK